A single Oryctolagus cuniculus chromosome 18, mOryCun1.1, whole genome shotgun sequence DNA region contains:
- the LAIR1 gene encoding leukocyte-associated immunoglobulin-like receptor 1 isoform X4 — MSPDPTILLCLEAWPSPSISAEPGPTVLLGQPVTIVCRSPAEFDTFRLEKEGSELKNERRATPNQREARFPLLTRDADTAGRYRCLYHKSGAWSERSGELELAVTPEDVPRASDPGPVSAVPSGDAQPPLDDCCHGGMPAPARSAGLLHILVGVSAAFLLCLLLLVLLYLHHQSRTKHGRPSSKGEGQEAQESAPLFSALRLSLDTDLERTPDKAAVNRLAGKDGEPDAASPAAGGPQDVTYAQLDHRAMARRAAGAVSPQPPEPTAEASTYAALARR; from the exons ATGTCCCCCGATCCCACCATCCTCCTGTGCCTCG aggcctggcccagtccctccaTCTCCGCTGAGCCAGGCCCCACGGTCCTCCTGGGGCAGCCCGTGACCATCGTGTGCCGGAGCCCTGCTGAGTTTGACACCTTCCGCCtggagaaagaaggaagtgaGCTCAAGAATGAGAGGCGCGCGACGCCTAACCAGAGGGAGGCGCGGTTTCCCCTCCTCACCAGGGACGCAGACACGGCTGGGCGGTACCGCTGCCTCTACCATAAATCAGGCGCCTGGTCTGAGCGCAGTGGAGAACTGGAGCTGGCGGTGACCCCTGAGGACGTCCCCCGGGCCTCCGACCCCGGCCCCGTCTCAGCTGTGCCCTCAG GAGACGCACAGCCGCCTTTGGATGACTGTTGCCACGGTG GCATGCCCGCTCCGGCCCGGAGCGCTGGGCTCCTTCACATCCTCGTGGGCGTCTCTGCGGCCTTCCTGCtttgcctcctcctcctggttcTCCTCTACCTCCATCACCAGAGTCGGACAAAACACG GGCGCCCCAGCAGCAAGGGCGAAGGACAGGAAGCGCAGGAGAG CGCCCCTTTGTTCTCTGCCCTCAGGCTCAGCCTTGACACCGACCTAGAGAGGACCCCAG ACAAGGCCGCGGTCAACAGGCTTGCTGGGAAAGACGGAGAGCCGGACGCAGCC AGCCCTGCGGCAGGCGGCCCCCAGGACGTGACCTACGCTCAGCTGGACCACCGGGCGATGGCGCGGAGGGCGGCCGGCGCCGTGTCACCCCAGCCCCCGGAGCCCACGGCCGAAGCCAGCACATACGCGGCCCTTGCCAGGCGCTGA
- the LAIR1 gene encoding leukocyte-associated immunoglobulin-like receptor 1 isoform X6, translated as MSPDPTILLCLEAWPSPSISAEPGPTVLLGQPVTIVCRSPAEFDTFRLEKEGSELKNERRATPNQREARFPLLTRDADTAGRYRCLYHKSGAWSERSGELELAVTPEDVPRASDPGPVSAVPSGMPAPARSAGLLHILVGVSAAFLLCLLLLVLLYLHHQSRTKHGRPSSKGEGQEAQERLSLDTDLERTPDKAAVNRLAGKDGEPDAASPAAGGPQDVTYAQLDHRAMARRAAGAVSPQPPEPTAEASTYAALARR; from the exons ATGTCCCCCGATCCCACCATCCTCCTGTGCCTCG aggcctggcccagtccctccaTCTCCGCTGAGCCAGGCCCCACGGTCCTCCTGGGGCAGCCCGTGACCATCGTGTGCCGGAGCCCTGCTGAGTTTGACACCTTCCGCCtggagaaagaaggaagtgaGCTCAAGAATGAGAGGCGCGCGACGCCTAACCAGAGGGAGGCGCGGTTTCCCCTCCTCACCAGGGACGCAGACACGGCTGGGCGGTACCGCTGCCTCTACCATAAATCAGGCGCCTGGTCTGAGCGCAGTGGAGAACTGGAGCTGGCGGTGACCCCTGAGGACGTCCCCCGGGCCTCCGACCCCGGCCCCGTCTCAGCTGTGCCCTCAG GCATGCCCGCTCCGGCCCGGAGCGCTGGGCTCCTTCACATCCTCGTGGGCGTCTCTGCGGCCTTCCTGCtttgcctcctcctcctggttcTCCTCTACCTCCATCACCAGAGTCGGACAAAACACG GGCGCCCCAGCAGCAAGGGCGAAGGACAGGAAGCGCAGGAGAG GCTCAGCCTTGACACCGACCTAGAGAGGACCCCAG ACAAGGCCGCGGTCAACAGGCTTGCTGGGAAAGACGGAGAGCCGGACGCAGCC AGCCCTGCGGCAGGCGGCCCCCAGGACGTGACCTACGCTCAGCTGGACCACCGGGCGATGGCGCGGAGGGCGGCCGGCGCCGTGTCACCCCAGCCCCCGGAGCCCACGGCCGAAGCCAGCACATACGCGGCCCTTGCCAGGCGCTGA
- the LAIR1 gene encoding leukocyte-associated immunoglobulin-like receptor 1 isoform X1 produces the protein MSPDPTILLCLGLCLGQVIHVQMQAEAWPSPSISAEPGPTVLLGQPVTIVCRSPAEFDTFRLEKEGSELKNERRATPNQREARFPLLTRDADTAGRYRCLYHKSGAWSERSGELELAVTPEDVPRASDPGPVSAVPSGDAQPPLDDCCHGGMPAPARSAGLLHILVGVSAAFLLCLLLLVLLYLHHQSRTKHGRPSSKGEGQEAQESAPLFSALRLSLDTDLERTPDKAAVNRLAGKDGEPDAASPAAGGPQDVTYAQLDHRAMARRAAGAVSPQPPEPTAEASTYAALARR, from the exons ATGTCCCCCGATCCCACCATCCTCCTGTGCCTCG GGCTCTGCCTGGGCCAGGTGATCCATGTGCAGATGCAGGCAG aggcctggcccagtccctccaTCTCCGCTGAGCCAGGCCCCACGGTCCTCCTGGGGCAGCCCGTGACCATCGTGTGCCGGAGCCCTGCTGAGTTTGACACCTTCCGCCtggagaaagaaggaagtgaGCTCAAGAATGAGAGGCGCGCGACGCCTAACCAGAGGGAGGCGCGGTTTCCCCTCCTCACCAGGGACGCAGACACGGCTGGGCGGTACCGCTGCCTCTACCATAAATCAGGCGCCTGGTCTGAGCGCAGTGGAGAACTGGAGCTGGCGGTGACCCCTGAGGACGTCCCCCGGGCCTCCGACCCCGGCCCCGTCTCAGCTGTGCCCTCAG GAGACGCACAGCCGCCTTTGGATGACTGTTGCCACGGTG GCATGCCCGCTCCGGCCCGGAGCGCTGGGCTCCTTCACATCCTCGTGGGCGTCTCTGCGGCCTTCCTGCtttgcctcctcctcctggttcTCCTCTACCTCCATCACCAGAGTCGGACAAAACACG GGCGCCCCAGCAGCAAGGGCGAAGGACAGGAAGCGCAGGAGAG CGCCCCTTTGTTCTCTGCCCTCAGGCTCAGCCTTGACACCGACCTAGAGAGGACCCCAG ACAAGGCCGCGGTCAACAGGCTTGCTGGGAAAGACGGAGAGCCGGACGCAGCC AGCCCTGCGGCAGGCGGCCCCCAGGACGTGACCTACGCTCAGCTGGACCACCGGGCGATGGCGCGGAGGGCGGCCGGCGCCGTGTCACCCCAGCCCCCGGAGCCCACGGCCGAAGCCAGCACATACGCGGCCCTTGCCAGGCGCTGA
- the LAIR1 gene encoding leukocyte-associated immunoglobulin-like receptor 1 isoform X5 produces MSPDPTILLCLGLCLGQVIHVQMQAEAWPSPSISAEPGPTVLLGQPVTIVCRSPAEFDTFRLEKEGSELKNERRATPNQREARFPLLTRDADTAGRYRCLYHKSGAWSERSGELELAVTPEDVPRASDPGPVSAVPSGMPAPARSAGLLHILVGVSAAFLLCLLLLVLLYLHHQSRTKHGRPSSKGEGQEAQERLSLDTDLERTPDKAAVNRLAGKDGEPDAASPAAGGPQDVTYAQLDHRAMARRAAGAVSPQPPEPTAEASTYAALARR; encoded by the exons ATGTCCCCCGATCCCACCATCCTCCTGTGCCTCG GGCTCTGCCTGGGCCAGGTGATCCATGTGCAGATGCAGGCAG aggcctggcccagtccctccaTCTCCGCTGAGCCAGGCCCCACGGTCCTCCTGGGGCAGCCCGTGACCATCGTGTGCCGGAGCCCTGCTGAGTTTGACACCTTCCGCCtggagaaagaaggaagtgaGCTCAAGAATGAGAGGCGCGCGACGCCTAACCAGAGGGAGGCGCGGTTTCCCCTCCTCACCAGGGACGCAGACACGGCTGGGCGGTACCGCTGCCTCTACCATAAATCAGGCGCCTGGTCTGAGCGCAGTGGAGAACTGGAGCTGGCGGTGACCCCTGAGGACGTCCCCCGGGCCTCCGACCCCGGCCCCGTCTCAGCTGTGCCCTCAG GCATGCCCGCTCCGGCCCGGAGCGCTGGGCTCCTTCACATCCTCGTGGGCGTCTCTGCGGCCTTCCTGCtttgcctcctcctcctggttcTCCTCTACCTCCATCACCAGAGTCGGACAAAACACG GGCGCCCCAGCAGCAAGGGCGAAGGACAGGAAGCGCAGGAGAG GCTCAGCCTTGACACCGACCTAGAGAGGACCCCAG ACAAGGCCGCGGTCAACAGGCTTGCTGGGAAAGACGGAGAGCCGGACGCAGCC AGCCCTGCGGCAGGCGGCCCCCAGGACGTGACCTACGCTCAGCTGGACCACCGGGCGATGGCGCGGAGGGCGGCCGGCGCCGTGTCACCCCAGCCCCCGGAGCCCACGGCCGAAGCCAGCACATACGCGGCCCTTGCCAGGCGCTGA
- the LAIR1 gene encoding leukocyte-associated immunoglobulin-like receptor 1 isoform X3 — translation MSPDPTILLCLGLCLGQVIHVQMQAEAWPSPSISAEPGPTVLLGQPVTIVCRSPAEFDTFRLEKEGSELKNERRATPNQREARFPLLTRDADTAGRYRCLYHKSGAWSERSGELELAVTPEDVPRASDPGPVSAVPSGMPAPARSAGLLHILVGVSAAFLLCLLLLVLLYLHHQSRTKHGRPSSKGEGQEAQESAPLFSALRLSLDTDLERTPDKAAVNRLAGKDGEPDAASPAAGGPQDVTYAQLDHRAMARRAAGAVSPQPPEPTAEASTYAALARR, via the exons ATGTCCCCCGATCCCACCATCCTCCTGTGCCTCG GGCTCTGCCTGGGCCAGGTGATCCATGTGCAGATGCAGGCAG aggcctggcccagtccctccaTCTCCGCTGAGCCAGGCCCCACGGTCCTCCTGGGGCAGCCCGTGACCATCGTGTGCCGGAGCCCTGCTGAGTTTGACACCTTCCGCCtggagaaagaaggaagtgaGCTCAAGAATGAGAGGCGCGCGACGCCTAACCAGAGGGAGGCGCGGTTTCCCCTCCTCACCAGGGACGCAGACACGGCTGGGCGGTACCGCTGCCTCTACCATAAATCAGGCGCCTGGTCTGAGCGCAGTGGAGAACTGGAGCTGGCGGTGACCCCTGAGGACGTCCCCCGGGCCTCCGACCCCGGCCCCGTCTCAGCTGTGCCCTCAG GCATGCCCGCTCCGGCCCGGAGCGCTGGGCTCCTTCACATCCTCGTGGGCGTCTCTGCGGCCTTCCTGCtttgcctcctcctcctggttcTCCTCTACCTCCATCACCAGAGTCGGACAAAACACG GGCGCCCCAGCAGCAAGGGCGAAGGACAGGAAGCGCAGGAGAG CGCCCCTTTGTTCTCTGCCCTCAGGCTCAGCCTTGACACCGACCTAGAGAGGACCCCAG ACAAGGCCGCGGTCAACAGGCTTGCTGGGAAAGACGGAGAGCCGGACGCAGCC AGCCCTGCGGCAGGCGGCCCCCAGGACGTGACCTACGCTCAGCTGGACCACCGGGCGATGGCGCGGAGGGCGGCCGGCGCCGTGTCACCCCAGCCCCCGGAGCCCACGGCCGAAGCCAGCACATACGCGGCCCTTGCCAGGCGCTGA
- the LAIR1 gene encoding leukocyte-associated immunoglobulin-like receptor 1 isoform X2: protein MSPDPTILLCLGLCLGQVIHVQMQAEAWPSPSISAEPGPTVLLGQPVTIVCRSPAEFDTFRLEKEGSELKNERRATPNQREARFPLLTRDADTAGRYRCLYHKSGAWSERSGELELAVTPEDVPRASDPGPVSAVPSGDAQPPLDDCCHGGMPAPARSAGLLHILVGVSAAFLLCLLLLVLLYLHHQSRTKHGRPSSKGEGQEAQERLSLDTDLERTPDKAAVNRLAGKDGEPDAASPAAGGPQDVTYAQLDHRAMARRAAGAVSPQPPEPTAEASTYAALARR from the exons ATGTCCCCCGATCCCACCATCCTCCTGTGCCTCG GGCTCTGCCTGGGCCAGGTGATCCATGTGCAGATGCAGGCAG aggcctggcccagtccctccaTCTCCGCTGAGCCAGGCCCCACGGTCCTCCTGGGGCAGCCCGTGACCATCGTGTGCCGGAGCCCTGCTGAGTTTGACACCTTCCGCCtggagaaagaaggaagtgaGCTCAAGAATGAGAGGCGCGCGACGCCTAACCAGAGGGAGGCGCGGTTTCCCCTCCTCACCAGGGACGCAGACACGGCTGGGCGGTACCGCTGCCTCTACCATAAATCAGGCGCCTGGTCTGAGCGCAGTGGAGAACTGGAGCTGGCGGTGACCCCTGAGGACGTCCCCCGGGCCTCCGACCCCGGCCCCGTCTCAGCTGTGCCCTCAG GAGACGCACAGCCGCCTTTGGATGACTGTTGCCACGGTG GCATGCCCGCTCCGGCCCGGAGCGCTGGGCTCCTTCACATCCTCGTGGGCGTCTCTGCGGCCTTCCTGCtttgcctcctcctcctggttcTCCTCTACCTCCATCACCAGAGTCGGACAAAACACG GGCGCCCCAGCAGCAAGGGCGAAGGACAGGAAGCGCAGGAGAG GCTCAGCCTTGACACCGACCTAGAGAGGACCCCAG ACAAGGCCGCGGTCAACAGGCTTGCTGGGAAAGACGGAGAGCCGGACGCAGCC AGCCCTGCGGCAGGCGGCCCCCAGGACGTGACCTACGCTCAGCTGGACCACCGGGCGATGGCGCGGAGGGCGGCCGGCGCCGTGTCACCCCAGCCCCCGGAGCCCACGGCCGAAGCCAGCACATACGCGGCCCTTGCCAGGCGCTGA